The Fibrobacter sp. UWEL genome includes a region encoding these proteins:
- a CDS encoding RNA-directed DNA polymerase — protein sequence SAWNDLPANKSLMGLPENQGLPIGNLTSQLFGNIYLNPLDQFVKRILKIRCYGRYVDDMVLVHRDKRVLLDAVDQIRDFVASQLALNLHPKKVYLQPVQNGFAFLGVYILPWRVYPGRRIVRNFRECVAKPSADLLCQAARLQSYHGYMSHYDANLFIWRIYG from the coding sequence AGCGCATGGAACGACTTGCCCGCCAATAAGTCGTTGATGGGACTGCCGGAAAATCAGGGACTTCCTATCGGGAATCTGACATCGCAGTTATTTGGCAATATTTACTTGAATCCCTTGGACCAGTTCGTAAAACGAATCTTGAAAATTAGATGCTATGGTCGCTATGTGGATGACATGGTGCTGGTGCATCGCGACAAACGTGTGTTGCTGGATGCTGTTGACCAAATCCGGGATTTTGTTGCCTCGCAGCTAGCGCTGAACTTGCATCCGAAAAAGGTGTATCTTCAACCAGTGCAGAACGGCTTTGCATTTTTGGGGGTGTATATCTTGCCGTGGCGGGTTTATCCTGGGCGGCGTATTGTTAGAAACTTCAGGGAATGTGTTGCAAAGCCTTCTGCAGATTTGCTTTGCCAGGCTGCACGATTGCAAAGTTACCATGGCTATATGAGTCACTATGATGCCAACCTTTTTATTTGGAGGATTTATGGCTAA
- a CDS encoding ATP-binding protein, whose protein sequence is MKSAVLNQRKERDRLLAEPYLTRQTVYDFEALLQSPNIKLLTGPRRVGKSTQAILMLRGKNFAYLNFDDNELLKGWNEEQAEMLLNEVYPNFQYLLLDEVQNVSGWDVWVGKLFRRGYNLVITGSNANMLSGEMATVLTGRYLEIKMLPFSLFETSSFNRELTKDDYLKNGGYPETVSQRAITQTYLQTLFDSIVYKDVVRRHKIRNVTDLNNVATFLLANFTGTFSYNDVADDLGLSSVATTKKFMDYLHEPFLFYYLDRYNNKLKLMKKAPRKVYVVDNGFVSSRAFSLSENLGKLLENQVFIELLRRGYDTEKSLFYYHSRNDKETDFVVREGNKVKQLIQVCYEMSNEKTEKREVGSLVECAGELKCDNLTIVTWNDERLIEKNGYAIKVVPVEKF, encoded by the coding sequence ATGAAAAGTGCCGTGCTCAATCAGCGAAAAGAACGGGATCGCCTTTTGGCGGAGCCTTACCTTACACGTCAAACGGTGTATGATTTTGAAGCCTTGCTCCAGAGCCCGAACATAAAGTTGCTAACGGGGCCTCGTCGCGTGGGAAAATCCACCCAGGCTATTTTGATGCTGCGCGGGAAGAATTTTGCTTACCTGAATTTCGATGACAATGAATTGCTAAAAGGCTGGAACGAGGAACAGGCGGAAATGCTGCTGAACGAGGTGTACCCGAATTTTCAGTACCTTTTGCTTGACGAAGTCCAAAATGTAAGTGGCTGGGATGTTTGGGTCGGCAAGCTTTTTCGTCGTGGGTACAACCTGGTTATAACAGGTAGTAACGCCAACATGCTTTCGGGAGAAATGGCAACCGTGCTTACGGGGCGATATCTTGAAATCAAGATGCTGCCTTTTAGTTTGTTTGAGACAAGCTCGTTTAATCGGGAATTGACCAAGGACGATTATCTTAAAAACGGGGGCTATCCAGAAACGGTGTCGCAACGGGCCATAACGCAAACATACCTGCAGACACTGTTCGATTCCATTGTGTACAAGGATGTGGTTCGCAGGCACAAGATCCGAAATGTTACGGACCTGAATAATGTGGCTACATTCCTTCTTGCAAATTTTACGGGAACATTCAGCTACAACGATGTGGCGGATGACCTTGGCCTTTCCAGTGTTGCCACGACAAAAAAGTTCATGGACTATTTGCATGAGCCATTCCTGTTCTATTATCTGGATAGATACAACAACAAATTGAAACTGATGAAAAAGGCTCCGCGCAAGGTCTATGTGGTTGACAATGGCTTTGTTTCGTCGAGGGCGTTTAGCCTTAGCGAAAATCTGGGAAAACTTCTGGAAAATCAAGTCTTTATTGAATTGCTTCGCCGTGGGTACGATACCGAAAAATCCTTGTTCTACTACCATTCCCGCAATGACAAAGAAACGGATTTTGTAGTTCGTGAAGGCAACAAGGTAAAGCAGCTAATTCAAGTTTGTTACGAGATGTCGAACGAAAAAACAGAAAAGCGAGAGGTGGGTAGCCTTGTGGAATGCGCCGGCGAACTGAAGTGCGATAACCTTACCATTGTAACATGGAATGATGAACGGCTCATTGAAAAGAACGGGTATGCTATTAAGGTCGTGCCCGTGGAAAAATTTTGA